A genomic region of Carassius carassius chromosome 27, fCarCar2.1, whole genome shotgun sequence contains the following coding sequences:
- the LOC132106847 gene encoding intersectin-2-like isoform X1 yields MNVGINIWAITPEERGKHDKQFDSLAPTLGYLSGDQARTFFLQSGLPTAVLAGIWALADIGKDGKMDRLEFSIAMKLIKLQLQGQPLPSSLPIIMKQTPTHAMTPSLRFGMGSMPNLSAMSVMPILTAIPTAPVMTPLVPVPTVMSGPLPQMPNSLSVPALPNGNATLLKPTPAFPVSSGLSKSHSLLDLGSSSSNSSSTTSLASNSPKMNASDWAVPQSSRLKYRQQFNSLDKLMSGYLSGPQVRNALTASNLTQTQLATIWALADVDRDGQLRAEEFILAMHLVDMAKTGRPLPLTLPPDLVPPSLRQVKSCDLLNGPVPLINTELIEPEHPQKSKSNVSFEDKLKENFQRGNTELEKRRLALQEEQKREEERRREEERREEERRRHKEREEREQKEREAREMELRRQREEERQRELEQQREEERLKELERREATERQRRMEWEKSKRVELQTQREKEQSDIQRLKDRKRSLEMELEAVGNKHKQISDRLRDAKSKRQIQRTELDLINQKRDSRIIDINSLQLQFEEIQRQLSRLGPEKQRLTERLLHLTQNNSSPLINDVKQSLCEKDLSCRKLKEQLDVLERETTVKLSQMEQYNREIKFVEMDDCVLQGLLSLLGCLTNLFLLIKELRQRQSQQQDVLEQLRRVRSEKLKELQRHRKEEEERKRKKEEEERKRKKEEEERQRKKEEEERQRKKEEEERKRMKEEEERKRKKEEEAARQAKLEQEEAERQRMLAQEREAKLREEQQRQAQARLQEAQEQAREKEKKRRAEEREREEKEAERNELALHTQPSMTCNITENKSLQPVVTTEATCAALTTYRALYPFTARNSDELTLETDCLIEVDESTVRETGWLYGSYCGNSGWFPESYAERCSKDTQTEQTAADSQSTAPSTNYPGIPRVDIEGPTPTHTPASSNTQHSLAVALCEWSAMTDSHLGFSKDDVITVLEKQENWCYGELNESRGWFPFSYVSMVITNNTQTEPLLSTVDEIELSDSGSFEEYVALYTYESPESGDLTFCADDVVLVTEREGEWWRGCIGDQSGLFPSNYVKPKEPDTANPGVPGKKPEIAQVTTASAAKTPEQLSLTPGQLIVVLHKNSNSWWLGELQARGKKRKKGWFHSSNVRLLEANSGKITPASQPCKIHTHTLFHSFSFVCGCMYVLFSHCAPFLFDFSALPSVVCQVIAMYDYKAANKDEMSFQKGQLITVLNKDNPDWWKGEVAGVIGLFPTNYVKMTTECDPSQQWCADLLSLDTMCTEDRKRQGYIHELIQTEEYYLEDLELALEVFYKPMAESGRLTEAEMSMIFVNWRELIMCSTKLLKALRVCKMMAGERMPVQVVGDILSSELSHMQAYIRFCSCQLNAAALLQQKTDKSPDFKLFLKKIASNYRCKGMPLSSFLLKPMQRITRYPLLIKNILENTPPTHADHANLRAALEQAEELCSQVNEGVREKENSDRLEWIQNHVLCDGVIEHLVFNSLTNCLGPRKLLHSGKLHKTKSSKELWAFLFNDFLLLTYTSKQFSSGPDRLFNPTSNAQYKMYKTPVFLNEVLVKMPSDPSSDDPVFHISHIDRVYTLKADTINERSTWVQKIKAASDNFIETEKLKREKAYQARSQKNSGIGRLLVTVLEATELKPCKPNGKSNPYCELTMGAQCYTSRHQPDTLNPKWNFNCHFFIKDLYQDVLCLTIFERDQFSPDDFLGRTEVPVATIKKDQDGKGPLARRLLLHEVPTGEVKVRLDLQLYDQTPQP; encoded by the exons GTATGGGCTCCATGCCAAATCTGTCTGCCATGTCAGTGATGCCCATCCTAACTGCCATCCCCACAGCCCCTGTTATGACCCCTTTGGTTCCTGTACCCACCGTGATGTCAGGACCATTGCCTCAGATGCCCAACTCTCTCAGTGTGCCAGCTTTACCTAACGGCAATGCAACTCTCCTCAAACCAACACCAG CATTCCCAGTCTCCAGTGGATTGAGTAAATCTCACTCGCTCTTGGACCTTGGTTCTAGCAG TTCTAACTCTTCCTCCACCACCTCCCTGGCAAGTAATTCCCCCAAAATGAATGCATCTGATTGGGCGGTGCCTCAGTCATCCCGTCTGAAATACAGACAGCAGTTCAACAGTCTAGACAAGCTGATGAGTGGATACCTGTcag gTCCCCAGGTCAGAAATGCCCTCACAGCATCAAacctcacacaaacacagcttGCCACTATATG GGCTCTTGCTGATGTAGATCGTGATGGGCAGTTGAGAGCGGAAGAGTTTATTCTAGCAATGCACCTGGTTGATATGGCCAAGACTGGGCGGCCCTTACCTCTGACTCTACCTCCTGATCTTGTGCCACCTTCACTCAG acAAGTGAAGTCATGTGACCTGCTGAACGGACCTGTTCCTTTGATTAACACTGAGCTGATTGAGCCAGAACATCCACAGAAAAGCAAGAGTAATG TGTCATTTGAGGATAAACTAAAGGAGAATTTCCAGAGAGGAAACACAGAGCTGGAAAAACGACGTCTGGCTCTGCAGGAGGAACaaaagagagaggaggagaggaggagagaagaggagagacgagaggaggagaggagacgaCATAAGGAGCGGGAGGAAAGAGAACAAAAGGAGAGAGAAGCCCGGGAGATGGAGCTGAGGAGACAGAGGGAGGAGGAGAGGCAGAGAGAGCTGGAGcaacagagagaagaagaaagactGAAAGAATTAGAGCGACGAGAGGCAA CGGAGCGACAGAGGCGAATGGAATGGGAGAAGAGTAAACGAGTGGAGCTTCagacacagagagaaaaagagcagAGTGACATACAGAGACTTAAAGACAGGAAGAGGAGTCTCGAGATGGAGCTGGAGGCAGTG GGTAACAAGCATAAGCAGATCTCTGATAGGCTGCGGGACGCCAAGAGTAAGAGGCAGATCCAGAGGACCGAGCTAGACCTGATCAATCAGAAGAGAGATAGTCGTATTATAGATATCAATTCCCTACAGTTGCAGTTtgag GAAATTCAGAGGCAGCTGAGTCGTCTTGGTCCTGAGAAGCAGCGACTGACAGAGAGACTTTTACATCTTACCCAAAACAACTCAA GTCCTTTGATAAATGATGTGAAACAGAGTTTGTGCGAGAAAGATCTGAGCTGTCGGAAGCTGAAGGAGCAGCTGGATGTTTTGGAGAGAGAGACCACTGTGAAACTCTCACAAATGGAGCAGTACAACAGAGAAATCAAG TTTGTAGAAATGGATGACTGTGTGCTTCAAGGACTTCTCTCTTTGCTGGGCTGCCTAACCAATCTCTTCCTTCTAATAAAG GAATTGAGACAGAGGCAGAGCCAGCAGCAGGACGTCCTAGAGCAGCTCAGGAGGGTGAGATCTGAGAAACTCAAAGAGCTACAGAGACAcaggaaagaggaggaggagaggaagaggaagaaagaggaggaggagaggaagagaaagaaagaggaggaggagaggcagaggaagaaagaagaggaggagaggcagaggaagaaagaggaggaagagaggaagaggatgaaagaggaggaggagaggaagaggaagaaagagGAGGAGGCTGCCAG ACAGGCGAAGCTGGAGCAGGAGGAAGCAGAGCGTCAGAGGATGCTTGCCCAGGAGCGAGAAGCCAAACTCAGGGAAGAACAGCAGCGTCAGGCCCAAGCCCGACTTCAGGAAGCCCAGGAGCAGGCtcgagagaaagagaagaagaggagggcggaggagagagagagggaggagaagGAAGCAGAAAGGAATGAACTGGCTCTACACACTCAGCCCTCCATGACATGCAATATCACAGAGAAcaaaa gctTGCAGCCAGTGGTGACTACTGAAGCTACATGTGCAGCCCTCACCACCTACAGAGCTCTCTATCCCTTCACCGCACGCAACTCTGACGAGCTCACACTGGAGACAGACTGTCTGATCGAG GTAGATGAATCGACAGTTAGAGAGACCGGCTGGCTGTATGGGAGTTACTGTGGTAACAGCGGCTGGTTTCCAGAGAGTTATGCTGAGAGATGCAGTAAAGACACTCAGACTGAACAGACTGCAGCCGATTCACAATCCACGGCTCCCTCTACCAACTACCCTGG AATTCCTCGGGTGGACATAGAAGGAccaacaccaacacacacaccagcGTCTTCAAACACACAGCACTCACTG GCTGTAGCTCTGTGTGAATGGAGCGCTATGACTGACAGTCACCTGGGCTTCTCTAAAGATGACGTCATCACGGTTCTGGAGAAGCAGGAGAACTGGTGCTATGGAGAGCTCAACGAGAGCCGAGGCTGGTTCCCTTTCTCATATGTCTCCATGGTTATCACCAATAACACACAGACTGA GCCGTTGCTTTCTACTGTGGATGAGATAGAACTTTCAGATTCTGGTTCTTTTGAGG AGTATGTGGCTCTGTACACATATGAGAGTCCGGAGTCAGGTGACCTGACGTTCTGTGCGGACGATGTTGTCCTGGTAACAGAGAGGGAAGGAGAATGGTGGAGAGGGTGCATCGGTGACCAGTCTGGCCTCTTCCCTTCCAACTATGTTAAACCCAAAGAGCCTGAT ACTGCCAATCCTGGAGTTCCCGGTAAAAAGCCAG AGATTGCTCAGGTGACTACAGCCAGTGCTGCCAAAACACCAGAACAACTGAGTCTGACACCTGGTCAGCTTATTGTGGTGCTGCATAAGAACTCTAACAGCTGGTGGCTGGGTGAACTACAG gcaCGGGGTAAAAAGCGTAAAAAGGGCTGGTTCCACTCCTCTAATGTCAGATTACTTGAGGCTAACAGCGGAAAAATAACTCCAGCATCTCAGCCAtgtaagatacacacacacacactctttcattcattttcttttgtaTGTGGCTGCATGTATGTGTTGTTTTCCCATTGTGCTCCATTCCTCTTCGACTTTTCTGCTCTTCCCTCTGTAGTGTGTCAGGTTATTGCAATGTATGACTACAAAGCAGCCAATAAGGATGAAATGAGCTTCCAAAAAGGTCAGCTGATCACCGTACTCAACAAGGACAACCCTGACTGGTGGAAAGGAGAGGTCGCTGGGGTCATAGGGCTGTTTCCAACTAATTATGTGAAGATGACCACAGAATGTGATCCCAGCCAGCAAT ggtgTGCTGATCTGCTCAGTTTAGACACTATGTGCACCGAGGACAGGAAGAGGCAAGGCTACATCCATGAGCTCATTCAGACAGAAGAGTACTATCTGGAGGACCTGGAACTGGCACTAGAG GTGTTCTATAAGCCAATGGCAGAGTCAGGGCGGCTAACGGAGGCTGAGATGAGCATGATCTTTGTGAACTGGCGGGAACTGATCATGTGCAGCACCAAACTCCTAAA AGCTCTGCGTGTCTGTAAGATGATGGCTGGAGAGCGGATGCCTGTGCAGGTGGTGGGTGATATTCTGTCCTCAGAGCTCTCTCACATGCAGGCCTACATTCGCTTCTGCAGCTGCCAGCTCAATGCTGCGGCCCTGCTGCAGCAGAAAACAGACAAATCACCTGACTTCAAACTCTTTCTGAAG AAAATTGCCAGTAATTACCGCTGTAAAGGAATGCCActgtccagcttcctcctgaAACCCATGCAGAGAATCACACGCTACCCACTGCTGATAAAGAAT ATTCTGGAGAATACCCCTCCAACTCACGCAGATCACGCAAACCTGCGGGCAGCGCTGGAGCAGGCCGAGGAGTTGTGCTCACAGGTGAACGAGGGCGTGAGAGAGAAGGAGAACTCTGACCGGCTGGAATGGATCCAGAACCATGTGCTGTGTGATGGAGTCATTGAG CACCTCGTATTTAACTCTTTGACGAACTGCCTGGGCCCTCGAAAATTGCTGCACAGTGGCAAACTACATAAGACCAAGAGCAGCAAGGAGCTTTGGGCCTTCCTGTTTAACGACTTCCTGCTCCTCACCTACACCTCCAAACAGTTCTCATCTGGGCCTGACAGACTCTTCAACCCCACCTCAAATGCACAGTACAAGATGTATAAAACG CCAGTGTTTTTGAATGAGGTCTTGGTAAAAATGCCCTCTGACCCTTCCAGTGATGATCCAGTTTTTCACATCTCACACATTGATCGCGTTTACACTCTTAAGGCTGACACCATTAATGAGAG GAGTACATGGGTACAGAAGATCAAAGCAGCATCTGACAACTTCATAGAGACTGAGAAGCTGAAAAGAGAGAAAGCATACCAAG CTCGCTCGCAGAAGAACAGTGGAATCGGGCGACTGTTAGTAACGGTCCTGGAGGCGACAGAGTTGAAGCCCTGCAAACCAAACG GGAAGAGTAACCCATACTGTGAGCTAACGATGGGTGCTCAGTGCTACACATCCCGCCATCAGCCCGACACACTCAACCCCAAATGGAACTTCAACTGCCACTTCTTCATAAAAGACCTGTATCAGGACGTCCTCTGCCTCACCATCTTTGAGAGGGATCAGTTCTCTCCCGACG ATTTTCTAGGTCGTACTGAAGTTCCTGTAGCAACAATTAAGAAGGATCAAGATGGTAAAGGTCCACTGGCACGTCGTCTGCTGCTTCATGAAGTTCCAACTGGAGAGGTCAAAGTACGGCTTGACCTGCAGCTTTATGATCAAACACCTCAACCGTGA
- the LOC132106847 gene encoding intersectin-2-like isoform X3 yields the protein MNVGINIWAITPEERGKHDKQFDSLAPTLGYLSGDQARTFFLQSGLPTAVLAGIWALADIGKDGKMDRLEFSIAMKLIKLQLQGQPLPSSLPIIMKQTPTHAMTPSLRFGMGSMPNLSAMSVMPILTAIPTAPVMTPLVPVPTVMSGPLPQMPNSLSVPALPNGNATLLKPTPAFPVSSGLSKSHSLLDLGSSSSNSSSTTSLASNSPKMNASDWAVPQSSRLKYRQQFNSLDKLMSGYLSGPQVRNALTASNLTQTQLATIWALADVDRDGQLRAEEFILAMHLVDMAKTGRPLPLTLPPDLVPPSLRQVKSCDLLNGPVPLINTELIEPEHPQKSKSNVSFEDKLKENFQRGNTELEKRRLALQEEQKREEERRREEERREEERRRHKEREEREQKEREAREMELRRQREEERQRELEQQREEERLKELERREATERQRRMEWEKSKRVELQTQREKEQSDIQRLKDRKRSLEMELEAVGNKHKQISDRLRDAKSKRQIQRTELDLINQKRDSRIIDINSLQLQFEEIQRQLSRLGPEKQRLTERLLHLTQNNSSPLINDVKQSLCEKDLSCRKLKEQLDVLERETTVKLSQMEQYNREIKFVEMDDCVLQGLLSLLGCLTNLFLLIKELRQRQSQQQDVLEQLRRVRSEKLKELQRHRKEEEERKRKKEEEERKRKKEEEERQRKKEEEERQRKKEEEERKRMKEEEERKRKKEEEAARQAKLEQEEAERQRMLAQEREAKLREEQQRQAQARLQEAQEQAREKEKKRRAEEREREEKEAERNELALHTQPSMTCNITENKSLQPVVTTEATCAALTTYRALYPFTARNSDELTLETDCLIEVDESTVRETGWLYGSYCGNSGWFPESYAERCSKDTQTEQTAADSQSTAPSTNYPGIPRVDIEGPTPTHTPASSNTQHSLAVALCEWSAMTDSHLGFSKDDVITVLEKQENWCYGELNESRGWFPFSYVSMVITNNTQTEPLLSTVDEIELSDSGSFEEYVALYTYESPESGDLTFCADDVVLVTEREGEWWRGCIGDQSGLFPSNYVKPKEPDTANPGVPGKKPEIAQVTTASAAKTPEQLSLTPGQLIVVLHKNSNSWWLGELQARGKKRKKGWFHSSNVRLLEANSGKITPASQPLCQVIAMYDYKAANKDEMSFQKGQLITVLNKDNPDWWKGEVAGVIGLFPTNYVKMTTECDPSQQWCADLLSLDTMCTEDRKRQGYIHELIQTEEYYLEDLELALEVFYKPMAESGRLTEAEMSMIFVNWRELIMCSTKLLKALRVCKMMAGERMPVQVVGDILSSELSHMQAYIRFCSCQLNAAALLQQKTDKSPDFKLFLKKIASNYRCKGMPLSSFLLKPMQRITRYPLLIKNILENTPPTHADHANLRAALEQAEELCSQVNEGVREKENSDRLEWIQNHVLCDGVIEHLVFNSLTNCLGPRKLLHSGKLHKTKSSKELWAFLFNDFLLLTYTSKQFSSGPDRLFNPTSNAQYKMYKTPVFLNEVLVKMPSDPSSDDPVFHISHIDRVYTLKADTINERSTWVQKIKAASDNFIETEKLKREKAYQARSQKNSGIGRLLVTVLEATELKPCKPNGKSNPYCELTMGAQCYTSRHQPDTLNPKWNFNCHFFIKDLYQDVLCLTIFERDQFSPDDFLGRTEVPVATIKKDQDGKGPLARRLLLHEVPTGEVKVRLDLQLYDQTPQP from the exons GTATGGGCTCCATGCCAAATCTGTCTGCCATGTCAGTGATGCCCATCCTAACTGCCATCCCCACAGCCCCTGTTATGACCCCTTTGGTTCCTGTACCCACCGTGATGTCAGGACCATTGCCTCAGATGCCCAACTCTCTCAGTGTGCCAGCTTTACCTAACGGCAATGCAACTCTCCTCAAACCAACACCAG CATTCCCAGTCTCCAGTGGATTGAGTAAATCTCACTCGCTCTTGGACCTTGGTTCTAGCAG TTCTAACTCTTCCTCCACCACCTCCCTGGCAAGTAATTCCCCCAAAATGAATGCATCTGATTGGGCGGTGCCTCAGTCATCCCGTCTGAAATACAGACAGCAGTTCAACAGTCTAGACAAGCTGATGAGTGGATACCTGTcag gTCCCCAGGTCAGAAATGCCCTCACAGCATCAAacctcacacaaacacagcttGCCACTATATG GGCTCTTGCTGATGTAGATCGTGATGGGCAGTTGAGAGCGGAAGAGTTTATTCTAGCAATGCACCTGGTTGATATGGCCAAGACTGGGCGGCCCTTACCTCTGACTCTACCTCCTGATCTTGTGCCACCTTCACTCAG acAAGTGAAGTCATGTGACCTGCTGAACGGACCTGTTCCTTTGATTAACACTGAGCTGATTGAGCCAGAACATCCACAGAAAAGCAAGAGTAATG TGTCATTTGAGGATAAACTAAAGGAGAATTTCCAGAGAGGAAACACAGAGCTGGAAAAACGACGTCTGGCTCTGCAGGAGGAACaaaagagagaggaggagaggaggagagaagaggagagacgagaggaggagaggagacgaCATAAGGAGCGGGAGGAAAGAGAACAAAAGGAGAGAGAAGCCCGGGAGATGGAGCTGAGGAGACAGAGGGAGGAGGAGAGGCAGAGAGAGCTGGAGcaacagagagaagaagaaagactGAAAGAATTAGAGCGACGAGAGGCAA CGGAGCGACAGAGGCGAATGGAATGGGAGAAGAGTAAACGAGTGGAGCTTCagacacagagagaaaaagagcagAGTGACATACAGAGACTTAAAGACAGGAAGAGGAGTCTCGAGATGGAGCTGGAGGCAGTG GGTAACAAGCATAAGCAGATCTCTGATAGGCTGCGGGACGCCAAGAGTAAGAGGCAGATCCAGAGGACCGAGCTAGACCTGATCAATCAGAAGAGAGATAGTCGTATTATAGATATCAATTCCCTACAGTTGCAGTTtgag GAAATTCAGAGGCAGCTGAGTCGTCTTGGTCCTGAGAAGCAGCGACTGACAGAGAGACTTTTACATCTTACCCAAAACAACTCAA GTCCTTTGATAAATGATGTGAAACAGAGTTTGTGCGAGAAAGATCTGAGCTGTCGGAAGCTGAAGGAGCAGCTGGATGTTTTGGAGAGAGAGACCACTGTGAAACTCTCACAAATGGAGCAGTACAACAGAGAAATCAAG TTTGTAGAAATGGATGACTGTGTGCTTCAAGGACTTCTCTCTTTGCTGGGCTGCCTAACCAATCTCTTCCTTCTAATAAAG GAATTGAGACAGAGGCAGAGCCAGCAGCAGGACGTCCTAGAGCAGCTCAGGAGGGTGAGATCTGAGAAACTCAAAGAGCTACAGAGACAcaggaaagaggaggaggagaggaagaggaagaaagaggaggaggagaggaagagaaagaaagaggaggaggagaggcagaggaagaaagaagaggaggagaggcagaggaagaaagaggaggaagagaggaagaggatgaaagaggaggaggagaggaagaggaagaaagagGAGGAGGCTGCCAG ACAGGCGAAGCTGGAGCAGGAGGAAGCAGAGCGTCAGAGGATGCTTGCCCAGGAGCGAGAAGCCAAACTCAGGGAAGAACAGCAGCGTCAGGCCCAAGCCCGACTTCAGGAAGCCCAGGAGCAGGCtcgagagaaagagaagaagaggagggcggaggagagagagagggaggagaagGAAGCAGAAAGGAATGAACTGGCTCTACACACTCAGCCCTCCATGACATGCAATATCACAGAGAAcaaaa gctTGCAGCCAGTGGTGACTACTGAAGCTACATGTGCAGCCCTCACCACCTACAGAGCTCTCTATCCCTTCACCGCACGCAACTCTGACGAGCTCACACTGGAGACAGACTGTCTGATCGAG GTAGATGAATCGACAGTTAGAGAGACCGGCTGGCTGTATGGGAGTTACTGTGGTAACAGCGGCTGGTTTCCAGAGAGTTATGCTGAGAGATGCAGTAAAGACACTCAGACTGAACAGACTGCAGCCGATTCACAATCCACGGCTCCCTCTACCAACTACCCTGG AATTCCTCGGGTGGACATAGAAGGAccaacaccaacacacacaccagcGTCTTCAAACACACAGCACTCACTG GCTGTAGCTCTGTGTGAATGGAGCGCTATGACTGACAGTCACCTGGGCTTCTCTAAAGATGACGTCATCACGGTTCTGGAGAAGCAGGAGAACTGGTGCTATGGAGAGCTCAACGAGAGCCGAGGCTGGTTCCCTTTCTCATATGTCTCCATGGTTATCACCAATAACACACAGACTGA GCCGTTGCTTTCTACTGTGGATGAGATAGAACTTTCAGATTCTGGTTCTTTTGAGG AGTATGTGGCTCTGTACACATATGAGAGTCCGGAGTCAGGTGACCTGACGTTCTGTGCGGACGATGTTGTCCTGGTAACAGAGAGGGAAGGAGAATGGTGGAGAGGGTGCATCGGTGACCAGTCTGGCCTCTTCCCTTCCAACTATGTTAAACCCAAAGAGCCTGAT ACTGCCAATCCTGGAGTTCCCGGTAAAAAGCCAG AGATTGCTCAGGTGACTACAGCCAGTGCTGCCAAAACACCAGAACAACTGAGTCTGACACCTGGTCAGCTTATTGTGGTGCTGCATAAGAACTCTAACAGCTGGTGGCTGGGTGAACTACAG gcaCGGGGTAAAAAGCGTAAAAAGGGCTGGTTCCACTCCTCTAATGTCAGATTACTTGAGGCTAACAGCGGAAAAATAACTCCAGCATCTCAGCCAt TGTGTCAGGTTATTGCAATGTATGACTACAAAGCAGCCAATAAGGATGAAATGAGCTTCCAAAAAGGTCAGCTGATCACCGTACTCAACAAGGACAACCCTGACTGGTGGAAAGGAGAGGTCGCTGGGGTCATAGGGCTGTTTCCAACTAATTATGTGAAGATGACCACAGAATGTGATCCCAGCCAGCAAT ggtgTGCTGATCTGCTCAGTTTAGACACTATGTGCACCGAGGACAGGAAGAGGCAAGGCTACATCCATGAGCTCATTCAGACAGAAGAGTACTATCTGGAGGACCTGGAACTGGCACTAGAG GTGTTCTATAAGCCAATGGCAGAGTCAGGGCGGCTAACGGAGGCTGAGATGAGCATGATCTTTGTGAACTGGCGGGAACTGATCATGTGCAGCACCAAACTCCTAAA AGCTCTGCGTGTCTGTAAGATGATGGCTGGAGAGCGGATGCCTGTGCAGGTGGTGGGTGATATTCTGTCCTCAGAGCTCTCTCACATGCAGGCCTACATTCGCTTCTGCAGCTGCCAGCTCAATGCTGCGGCCCTGCTGCAGCAGAAAACAGACAAATCACCTGACTTCAAACTCTTTCTGAAG AAAATTGCCAGTAATTACCGCTGTAAAGGAATGCCActgtccagcttcctcctgaAACCCATGCAGAGAATCACACGCTACCCACTGCTGATAAAGAAT ATTCTGGAGAATACCCCTCCAACTCACGCAGATCACGCAAACCTGCGGGCAGCGCTGGAGCAGGCCGAGGAGTTGTGCTCACAGGTGAACGAGGGCGTGAGAGAGAAGGAGAACTCTGACCGGCTGGAATGGATCCAGAACCATGTGCTGTGTGATGGAGTCATTGAG CACCTCGTATTTAACTCTTTGACGAACTGCCTGGGCCCTCGAAAATTGCTGCACAGTGGCAAACTACATAAGACCAAGAGCAGCAAGGAGCTTTGGGCCTTCCTGTTTAACGACTTCCTGCTCCTCACCTACACCTCCAAACAGTTCTCATCTGGGCCTGACAGACTCTTCAACCCCACCTCAAATGCACAGTACAAGATGTATAAAACG CCAGTGTTTTTGAATGAGGTCTTGGTAAAAATGCCCTCTGACCCTTCCAGTGATGATCCAGTTTTTCACATCTCACACATTGATCGCGTTTACACTCTTAAGGCTGACACCATTAATGAGAG GAGTACATGGGTACAGAAGATCAAAGCAGCATCTGACAACTTCATAGAGACTGAGAAGCTGAAAAGAGAGAAAGCATACCAAG CTCGCTCGCAGAAGAACAGTGGAATCGGGCGACTGTTAGTAACGGTCCTGGAGGCGACAGAGTTGAAGCCCTGCAAACCAAACG GGAAGAGTAACCCATACTGTGAGCTAACGATGGGTGCTCAGTGCTACACATCCCGCCATCAGCCCGACACACTCAACCCCAAATGGAACTTCAACTGCCACTTCTTCATAAAAGACCTGTATCAGGACGTCCTCTGCCTCACCATCTTTGAGAGGGATCAGTTCTCTCCCGACG ATTTTCTAGGTCGTACTGAAGTTCCTGTAGCAACAATTAAGAAGGATCAAGATGGTAAAGGTCCACTGGCACGTCGTCTGCTGCTTCATGAAGTTCCAACTGGAGAGGTCAAAGTACGGCTTGACCTGCAGCTTTATGATCAAACACCTCAACCGTGA